The proteins below are encoded in one region of Oncorhynchus gorbuscha isolate QuinsamMale2020 ecotype Even-year linkage group LG01, OgorEven_v1.0, whole genome shotgun sequence:
- the znrf1 gene encoding E3 ubiquitin-protein ligase znrf1 — translation MGGKQSTAGRPRGAFPGVSTDDSAVPPSAHFGHYRPSGTMGLRSRSVSSVAGMGIEHSPAVPFGFYTPRGTDSDRAGGGSGTNAAHGNGYQETGGGHHTDGMLYLGSRGSLADTLPLHIAPRWFSAHSGFKCPVCSKSVASNEMEVHFIMCLSKPRLSYNDDVLARDAGECVICLEELQQGDTIARLPCLCIYHKSCIDSWFEINRSCPEHPSD, via the exons ATGGGGGGCAAGCAAAGTACGGCAGGGCGGCCACGGGGTGCTTTTCCCGGTGTCTCGACGGATGACAGCGCAGTGCCGCCCTCGGCTCACTTTGGCCACTACCGACCGAGTGGCACTATGGGGCTACGCAGCCGCTCAGTGAGTTCAGTGGCTGGGATGGGCATAGAACATAGTCCTGCGGTGCCCTTTGGGTTTTATACCCCCAGAGGAACTGACTCGGACAGGGCCGGAGGGGGGTCTGGCACTAACGCTGCCCATGGTAACGGCTACCAGGAAACAGGCGGCGGGCATCACACGGACGGTATGCTCTATCTGGGATCCCGAGGGTCGTTGGCAGACACCTTGCCCCTGCACATTGCACCCCGGTGGTTTAGCGCCCACAGTG GGTTCAAGTGTCCTGTCTGCTCCAAGTCTGTGGCGTCCAATGAGATGGAGGTGCACTTCATCATGTGTCTAAGCAAGCCCCGCCTGTCCTATAATG aTGACGTGCTAGCAAGGGATGCCGGGGAATGTGTGATCTGTCTGGAGGAGCTGCAGCAAGGAGACACCATCGCCAGACTGCCTTGTCTCTGCATCTATCACAAAAG ctGTATAGACTCCTGGTTTGAGATTAATCGGTCCTGCCCTGAGCATCCTTCAGACTGA